CAATATAATATGTGTTTACTTATTGCTAAGCCAGCAATGGCATACAAGTAAGAGATAGAACCTTAAGtccaagaaaaacatttcttatcCAATTAGTTCCTCAATTAAGCCGAGGTAACCCCTAAAACACAGTTTCCAAAGTTCTCTAGAGCAGCTTGTACCTGTGCCAGAGTGTTTACTGTTACTAGCTGTTTAACCTGTAGGAATGCAACACAGGTGTgttgctgtccatggtgctgaacaCTGCCTTAATCATTAAGAGAAGGGAGCAGCATCAATCATTGCATAACTTGTTTCCTGTTTACTTTGGCCATAAAATATTTGAGATTATCcctcatttattttgtcactcaggtaattttTAATCATTTCCCAGTGTAAATTTGTTCATATTCCAACATAAGAATGATCACACAAAAGAGAGTCTTTTAAAGGTTGCATATTTGCTTATTTTGTCCAGTGAAGAAAATATGCAGATTATACAGAGCAACAACCAATAAGATGTTAAGGAGCCTATTTTATTAAGTTTGTTAGCAAGTAAAAGAGCAGGGCTGCAATTCCAGAATAAGATTCAGAACGATGAAAGAAGTTCACTTCCTGTCCTGTTGGTGCTCAAGGAGTCAAGAATAGCTGTTTCCTCTTCTAAAGTGAATTAAATAATACTGTGGTAAAGACATTTTCAAGTAAATGCTTCATTAGATCTTTAAGAAGCAACGTCAGGCTGCTTTACTTCACTATTCAATTTGAGCAGGCTGGTGAGTGACTGATTCCAGCCACATTTGacttttaatttattgtgaCTGCACTGATCAGAATCATAAATACCGTGGGGCGACTACAGACTCTAGCATTCGGTGAATGACAGTCAATTTTGATGTTGTCAGTGTGCAGTAATGGGACACACCTATGCTGGCCTGTAAAAATCTTATATTTTTCTCCCACACATTACATGTTAAACACATCAATACAAATTTGAAAACTTACATCATTTTAAAGTTTGGATGTGCATAGATTTTAATAATTCTAAATATAAGTGTAGCTACTGTGGGTGCATGTTGTTATTAATCACTCTAAAAGTGGTTgaactatttttttcatttgactaTTGTCTTGGCATTAAAAATGAGTATGAAGCATGAAGTTACTTTAGTTTGATTGGGAGACTAAAATAAAGTGTCATATGTAGGAATCAGAGGCCAGTGCCCATGTGGCTTTGGTTTTGTTAATCAAACAACAACCCAACCATTTTTCTGGTTGAATCTAAATGCATGTTTAGACTTTTTACCTTATTTGACATAGCTCTTGCTTGTTAATTACTACTTCTTTTCATTTCTGCAATGACAAGCAGGCCAAGAGGGAGCCACCACTGATCAGAACTGAAATGagacacaatttaatttttctgCTTGATAGCCTAAAATAAGTGAACGGGCCCATCTTGGCCAGTACTGTCTTTGCATTTCATGCTTGCTGAACCTTGACTGACATAATTGTATTCAATGAAACGATTcatgacaatgatgatgatacTCCTGCCGCTGTAACAGTGGCTGCTAATGGTAACGATGAAACTGAATGTGCTTTAATATTGTTTCCTTATGGTTGTGCATTTAGACTTAAGCAGGCAGACTTCTTCATCATGACAttgaaggaaagagaagaaaaaaaatatggatGGGGAAAATATCTCGTACGGCAATGTTTGTCAGGGCAGAAAGGACAAGACTTCAATCAGGCACTGTAATTTAGAGCCTCTCTGTTCCAATACTGAAATTATTCAAAGAATTTCAACTTGAATAAGATGTATTCTTACAGCTCTCTAGTGGTCGAAGTGCAACATTGCACATTTCACTGCTGCATCCATGTGATGCAGATTAGTCTTTAgtgttaaatttattttttgaatatattatatgttttaaaaagttggCAAATTGCAAGATAagtaatcatatttttttttaataagcagAGGATCTACTTAGACTCTATCTTAAAACCCTGTTATTTTGTGCTGCTTTCTAGTCTTAGAGCGGTGGGTGAGTTGGAGGTTTGGGTAGGCTaatgtgggagggagggagatcCGGATGGCCTAGGCCGCATACGAATAATTCTTGGTAAAAACCTTTGGTAAAATCCCTCTGAGGACGCGCTAGCGGCCACTAAATAGGATATGATCCGTAATATTGCATGACGACTTTATGTTTTGCCCCGACAGCTGTTCAGAAATTGCTGGATTAATGGCcctcttaaagcaacactatgtgtAGCCTAATTGAATAACACATGTCACAAAACACTTCtgctttcacaataaaagctctaACCTATGAAGATTTTGCTTAGAGGTTACgcaataaaaaacattacaaaaataatatttgtttcCACTGGCAAATCAATGTATTACTTTCAGTTAATAAACTAACCAAGTCTTGCTTAAATTAAGCAATCTTAATATCATCTTATATCTTTATTCACGCTCTTCTGGTTTGTCTTTTTCCGTGAGGTTACTCTCCATGTGTAGCAGGCTCAGTGTTGACATTGCCATTGTCATTTTATGTAGCCTGATTATTTTTTAGTCCACCCCCAAATAACCCATTCCCCTTTCCCGAGACTGCCTTTGATTACCATGACAACCTAAACCAAACAGATGAACACAAAGAGCGGCCACCGTGCTTCAAAAGACGTCAATAAGCGATCAAGGTGGAGAAGGTGgtcaaatcaacaacaacagaatGGTAATGCAGGGAATACCTGGGGTTTGTATACATTAACTGTAGCCTTGTTGCATGCACAATTATGTAACGgccaggggcgtagcacaaaattctgggccctgtagaaaggcctTTTCTATGGacccctccccgcatccacagctattcattctagcatctttttgggccctcctcacatgaagGCTCtaggtactcagtccccttccCCCCCAGACCAACGCCCCTGGTAACGGCCAATATGACGCCATTTTGCTCTGCGCTGAAGCCCTGCAAATGCACATGGCActtttggcgtttttccactgctggtaacagcttgcctcggctcgcctcggcccgcctcggctcgcctcggcccattNNNNNNNNNNNNNNNNNNNNNNNNNNNNNNNNNNNNNNNNNNNNNNNNNNNNNNNNNNNNNNNNNNNNNNNNNNNNNNNNNNNNNNNNNNNNNNNNNNNNcgtaatggaaaaccaaaaaaagcgagtagacccgaggcgagtcgagtagataccacgcagtggaaaaccgccatttgTTTTGAACAGTTCCTGTCTTTGTCAAAgtatgttttaataatgttctgTGTTTGACTCACGGACTCACGGAACGGGCTCGGTAAGTGTGTCCTTAAACCCTCATGCCCATTGAAATTCAACATTGGGACAACTCTAAGCCCTTATAAATTTTGCGAGAATGTGCACCAAGGTCCATGAGTCTGTGAGTCCAGACTTTGGGATTGTGCCAATATCTTTGAGTGGGAATTAACCCGCAGATACAATTCTAAGGAGAGCTGCCTGTCCATGTTTGTAGGACGGAGTATTTGGGTAAGCTTGCATTACCCGCGGCAGTGATGCCTATAtctcttttattttgcattactGTATTTTGTCAAGATTGCCTCTAAATTTGTATAGATGTTTTTCAAGTCAGTTTGATTTTTTAAGCAAGATCACAAATTTACAATTTTGTCAGGGGTATTTTCAATTTGTAGACCTACAGCATCTGACATCCTCTTTCCAAGGGAGTAATAGTAATTGTGCTTTGGCAACACGTGTCAAATAACAGGTCCAAAAAGCCTATTGAACTGAAAGATTTAAGTGAGAAAGTGAGagtaacagacagacagacagacagtgctTTCAACAGAGGGTTATTGAGATGCAGTGGGCTTCAGAAAGTCAATATTTTTCTATACCAGGCTTCAATTATACATTAGAATGGAGGCTGGCAAGCCAGCATAGTAATGCCAGAATAAACAACTAACTGAAAAGGCAAAATAATGAGTTTGAACAGAATTAGACTGTCTGATGTCCATGTGGAGTTTATTCCAGAGGATGGGGGCCCTATGGGGGAAGGCCCTGTGGCCTGCTGACTTCTTTTTAACAGAACAGACAGGAGCCTTGTGCTCTAGAAGCGGAGAGTCCTGATTGGAGTATAAGGTTTAAGGAGAAGTGGGGGGCCAATTTACAATTTTGTAGGTCTGGtgtaaaataatttacttaATAATTATCTTTAAAGTGTTTACTTGTCCTGCTTGTTGCTGCATGGAGTGAGAGTTTGTGAGTGCTAAAGTTTGTAACTGGATGGATCTCTACAGTTCTTACCAGGCTTTTGCCGAGTTTGCTCTGTTAAACTTTGATTTCTTACTTAACTCAGAAGCCCCAGACACAGACGAATCAATAACAGGACCAACGAACCTTTGCTTAAGGCCACAAACACCAACAACCCCCAGAACATGGATGTTTAGACCAGAGTTTAGTTTAGACATACTAGAGCTCGAAATGTCCTTATAAATAATTCTGCtttgatttgacactataaataaaattgaattgaatactgATTTGTTTCCATATAACTTGATGATGTTATTATAAGGTGGTAATAATTATGTAATGCCGAAGACCATTGTGATTGCTTGGCCAGCTGATGAACTCTGTCCTCTTTTGGCCCCTCGTAGCCCCGCCTTCATGAAGCCAAgcacaacatttcaaaagtgGTATTCAGACCtaccttttcaaaataaaactatatttaaaaatatgtatgcaCCAGAACTGGCCAATGAAAGAGACCCACCTAGGGCCCAGGGTCGTCCTAATGTGGCTACCTGATACAGGATTGTCTATTTATCTTATCTGGTGTATGATATTTTTTGTAAAGGTGAAACAAAGAAGGTATGACACAATCATGCATTGGGCACAACAGGCTGCGCAATACCTGATGGGACATCTCAGACACGTTCTTTTTAGGCCTACCATCAGGCTTGTTATGGgcttatttttacagtctgtagTTAGGGCTATGGCTTGTGGATAAGCTAGTGTCTGAATGCATGATTATGTATGGTGCCAAAAGATCATTGGGAAAACAGAAATTGCTCAGtatactgacatttttattcttttcttttctttttaaagatggctttttttttaacacaacgTTCATCGAGTTCGGAAACACgggttttaatttgaaaggTTTTATCGGAAGTTTCCCATTGAATCAGATCAAACTTGACATTAGTGTGCAGGCAGCTAATCGCGCGATGCGCGATGGGGGGGGAACAAAACTTTTGGCAAATCCCATGAAATCACTTGACTATGGCGGAGGGATTCTCCACCGGGAGGAAGCGAGAAGATCaggaaatgtaagaaaatatttaacttttagtATGTTTATTCAGTTATCTGCATAAAATTGATGGTCGTGTTGCTCTTTGCTGTACCTGTGTCTGTCCAAAGACAGTGACTAAGAGGGTTCACACGTGTCAGATCAACACTTCAaaacatcaatcaatcaagcaatcaaactttatttctaaggcaaatttaaaaacaaccaggtttaccaaagtgctgtacattgacatgaaacaataaatagacagaatacaacagcagacaaatacaacatacagttaTCATTCTGGATTAAAAACcagggaataaaaatgtgtttttaatcgCGATTTAAAAAGCGGAAAGCTGGGGGCCAGTCTGACATGAAGAGGCAAGTCATTCCAAAGTTCGATCCCCTCTGCTCTTGAGCCGTGTTTTAGGATCAACAAGAAGAGACTGGTTAGCAGACCTGAATGACCTTGAAGGAGCATGTGGCTTCAACAGATCAGTGATGTAGACTGGAACTAGTCCATgaagggctttaaaaacaaacaataaaatcttaaaatcaatcctaaaattaactgggagccagtgaagaGAGGCAAGGACAGGGGTGATGTGCTCTCGGTTACGAATCCCAGTAAGGAGACGAGCAGCAGCATTATGAACCAGTGGTAGTCGAGAAAGGGAGGCCTAGCTATCACCTACATACAGAGCATTACAATAACAATAGCATGTATAACCCTCTCAAAGTCTTTGAAGGGCAAAAAGGCCTTAAGCTTGGTACATAAGAAGCATAAGTTGAAAGAAACTTGCTTTCACAACAGAATTGATTGAtgaaaacatgttaatgttattgCTATTAAAATAACTACAATACATGCATGTATGAAATCATGGTTGCACTCTTAATGAAGATGTTTCTTGATAAAAAGTATAATGTTTAGGCTACCtgtaaatgattaataaagaaaacatcgggaaaacatgctctggtttaatggaatttctttaaaccaatcggaTTAGTCGTGGGCGCGCTGAGGTCCGCACAGAGCCGATGCAAATTAGGGCCCTTGTAAACCATAGACAGTTGAAGAAACtaatggttattttgaaaaactgagacatttcccttcaATTGAGCCATTCGTTCACATCCAAAAGGAGAATTTGCCCCTGAACATGgttctttctaaaaactccggCCAGAGAAATCTTCGTTTacacgtttgcatgtaaacggagaaaaacacagacagttaaagaaatcggagaccagtgaaggatattagaagcacttttccggtgagtGCTAAGCTTTACtatgcagcctccaactgagcttgatgacatAGAtaacgtgagcaacctgtctgaaagttgtaagtcttctagtagctgtgcaagagaaatatcaatcattcccaatcttgcagagacagagagcataGGCATATGCAAGAAGATAACATAGGtgcaggctaattattgctaactaaattgctagttaacattagtaataaaACCTTAACAGCGAATGTGAGTCGAAACtgcctgcaagcttctcctAATTCCTATTCCGCTACTATGCGACAGTAAATCACGTGGTTATGGcacttttttacaaaaacgccAGCTACAAAACCATAATGTGAGGTATAAGGAAATGGAGCCTATTATAAATTGagaaatagagtctttaaacgcttcagatgtaaagttattcactgtaaaagtgacttaaaaatgaatggcagtcaatggaatgctaaaagcaggtgatggcttgttggcgtcaaaatggcgccatagcaGCTACGCGTTGTGGAGAGAGGCTTACCCCTTTGGACAATCGGAGGAttaggcagccgaggaagtgattcgttgctgttgttgctattttctggattctgattggctaacatggGATTGAGCTTCTTGTCACACTGCCCCCTTCAGGTTTGCCATGCTCTTGATGGCATTCATGGCATATACACAGGTGCGTGTATataaacacttttctgaaaactaacagctgtgcacaatgttatttttgaaaacggaGAGGTCGAAATGTCggtttattaaaatagttgccCATGAATAAACGTAGTCTTAGTCGTGCTTGAGAAAACACTGGAGCGATCCCGGAAGTGGAGCATCAAGGATATAGGGTACATCCCAAAGCCCTTAAATTGCATCCCCATCTCCTCCACTTGCTTCCCTTCCTCGCGTCTTAGGGCTGTGAAAGAACAACCCGATAATTGGCCATCGGACAGTCTGGTGAGGTCAGTGACTCGAATCTGTCCCGTGTGTTCCGGGAAGTCATCCGTCCAGAGTGGACTGGAGGGGCCGGCgaccttcattttggccgacctgacatgcttGGTCGGGCATTGCTGACAGTTGGagtcaaatgaccaatctgattggtggagtgctaacctgGGTGAcaattcaaatttgacccgcctgctgttatggagacgtattacgtCTTGTCacttcggtgtgttccgaggcacttttttgaccaacttggGGGGACCgatcagtccaactgccttttctgccaaagGTCGGCTGTCTGGTTGGTGAAAGACGTGGGGAAATCTTTGGAGGAGAGAGCCAacgagcaaatgtgttttagagggatgagacgtcctttctTCTGAAGTGTCACATAAATACATCAGCTGTTTGGTCAGAGTTAGCAACTCTTTCAGCTGCATGGCTTCTGGGAAGGCTGCTCTTGTGTTTTCTCGACCATGGCTCCTCAATGATCCCTCCTTGATGCTCACTCCTCAGAGACGAAGTAAGAGCTTTATGACTGCCTTCACAATGGAGGGACAGAACAACATCGGGTTTAGCCCCGGACCAAGGAGCCGAGGAGTTATCAAACAAGGGGGATGAGATACGGCCATTGACTAATGAGAGCCTAAAAGTTAAGTGATCTTAGTATTGATTTTAGGTATTTGTCTTTTCCCTGCAGGAACTTAAAGATGTCAGCAGTTGTAGTCGTGCACGGTGGGGCGTGGGCTATACCGGATGACCTGGCCAAGGCCTCTGTTGATGGAGTAAAGGTTGCAGCATGTGAAGGGTTTTCAGTGCTGAGAGGAGGAGGTAGTGCACTGGATGCTGTTGAGGCAGCTGTGAGGACTCTGGAAGAAAATACTGTGTTTAATGCAGGTAAACTGTACACATTTATTCTTCCTAATATATTATAACCATATAGACACAGTGTATTGATGTATTGCAggactgttgtattagactgcattattTTTAGCTAGGTATACCTATTAACTGGCAACTCAGTGTATATCTGTACTcttatatttgtaatttaaatagATCTTAGCAACAGGTTTGAAAGCCACAGCTCTTGGCTCTTATGCATTCATACACCAGTTTACAAATCCTGAAATTACTCCCACCTGTGCGCCATTCACTGATGATCAATATACTCTAATGATTCAGGTAGTCTGTCTATAGCTCAACGTCTCCATCTGCTGGTGGCGATGCCAACATTCATCTACACCCCATCTGGAATCAGAGTGGTGATGACGGTCAGCAGAGCTGAGGTTGCTAACTGATCATGGGGCTCAATATTTGATATTAATCCAAAATGGAGCCTGCACCAAAATCTAATCTACATTTTAGAACCTCAGCAAGcttgaacaaaaaacataaacaataaacTTGCCCAGTAGAGGGTAGACTCCAATACACTGTACAAAATAACAATCCGCTTGTGCTTGATCTTTTGGGAACTTAAATTAACGTGAATCCCTTTCACAAAAGGTCTTGGCCATGACTGTGACTAACATACTGTTAATGGACAATTTACAGAAATGAATTTGTGTAGATCAACTGTCAGCACAGTAATTCATATGTTGCATGTGAACAAATCGTTTTCTGTCAGTGTGATAAACACTGCCAACATGCTTTATACGGGCATATGTGTTAACTCAAATTTGAATAGAAGGAAGCTACATTAAAGCTACATTTCAGACCCTAAAAGCTTTTAAATTATACATCAGCACCAATGGAACTCTTAAGAATCACTTTATGTACATATATTATTTCAtaatagggctgggcgatatggagcaTATAATTCATGATATTCTTGACTAAAAACCTTGATGTTGATAATGACAAtttgtgctttaaaataatattatttacacaatgagatttttgataaataatcagaaATCTTAATATAATGACAAATTGTAtcaaggcaaataatagaacagctagaacagtctgctAAGCTCAGAAAACTACATCACTTTACTCTAATGCAGCCCTccaaaccaggaaaagacaacaattaaTACATAACGATTTTACGagatccaaaatctaagacgatatctagtttcatatcacaatatcgatataatataatatattgcccagccctatttcATAAGTACTATGTTCTTTTACACAGTTTTGTCACCACCCTGTGGACTTATGAGGATGGAGCAGGCGACATATGACAACCGCCTGTCAttctcacactctctctgtctgctgttgtTAGATTTGATTTAGTTTCTTAGCATTTATAAACTACCTCCAGGTTACATGGACACTCGCTATCAGCTTTTCACAGCTTTGACAACACCTGCATCTGTCTGAGCCATAGTGTAATTTAGTTACTGATTGTGCTTGTAGGGCATGGAGCAGTGCTAAATGCTGATGGAGAAGTGGAGCTGGATGCCATTATCATGGATGGAAGGACACTTACCAGTGGTGCCGTGTCTTCAGTGAAAAACATCGCCAACCCTGTGTCACTGGCGCGGGCTGTAATGGAAAaggtttttctctttttaaaaggaGACCAATGATGGTTTTTATGTTTCTAATGGCAAAGAGCTTTTTGTGCATTGAACTGAGTGGtcacaacaataaaaatgtttttttttaaaagttctttTTCTTACATGTCTGCTGCCACTGAACGTTTCAGACATCCCACATCATGTTGACAAGCAGAGGTGCAAACCTGTTTGCAGAGAGCATTGGCATGGCCACAGTTCCCACTGATACACTGGTGACTGAGTATGAGAGGAACGAGTGGGAGAAGCACAAGAACTATCTCACTGAAGTAATGCAGGATTTCAACTGTCAGTGGTAAGTATCTGCAGtgtttgactttattttgaccCTTTCTATTCTAGTCTGAATTTCATTCATACATCCTCCACAGCCTCTTTTTTAGGGGTGCATGATATATTGACTCAATATCGTTATTGCCATATCACGTTGTGCAATATTATATCAAAAGTGTTACAATAACTATGcacaatttttttatatttattttttattgtttctaataggtcctgttctgtagacatgctcattaattatttatttgggttttaccagtccaatatgacagTCAGTTAAAATAATccttgtgttgtaagaaaacttgtttaatttgttatgaatctattttgatgtgtttttccataactttttttgtcaatgtcatGCAACTCTAATCTTTTCAGGATGAATAGcctggtgtgaaaataaaacagatataaACTCTGCCTGCTTGGTAG
This portion of the Etheostoma cragini isolate CJK2018 chromosome 17, CSU_Ecrag_1.0, whole genome shotgun sequence genome encodes:
- the si:dkey-103j14.5 gene encoding isoaspartyl peptidase/L-asparaginase isoform X1 — translated: MAEGFSTGRKREDQEMNLKMSAVVVVHGGAWAIPDDLAKASVDGVKVAACEGFSVLRGGGSALDAVEAAVRTLEENTVFNAGHGAVLNADGEVELDAIIMDGRTLTSGAVSSVKNIANPVSLARAVMEKTSHIMLTSRGANLFAESIGMATVPTDTLVTEYERNEWEKHKNYLTEVMQDFNCQWAHDTVGAVSVDSAGNVACATSTGGIRNKMIGRVGDSSIIGSGGYADNFSGAVSCTGHGESILKVTLARLILSHIEQGKSVADSSQVSLQYMGERVRGAGGAIVVSPSGEWAATFTTERMAWAAVDQDVLWYGLDPNERSKEQLSQYIYNNPNNHFNIF
- the si:dkey-103j14.5 gene encoding isoaspartyl peptidase/L-asparaginase isoform X2, which translates into the protein MAEGFSTGRKREDQEMNLKMSAVVVVHGGAWAIPDDLAKASVDGVKVAACEGFSVLRGGGSALDAVEAAVRTLEENTVFNAGHGAVLNADGEVELDAIIMDGRTLTSGAVSSVKNIANPVSLARAVMEKTSHIMLTSRGANLFAESIGMATVPTDTLVTEYERNEWEKHKNYLTEVMQDFNCQWAHDTVGAVSVDSAGNVACATSTGGIRNKMIGRVGDSSIIGSGGYADNFSGAVSCTGHGESILKVTLARLILSHIEQGKSVADSSQVSLQYMGERVRGAGGAIVVSPSGEWAATFTTERMAWAAVDQDVLWYGLDPNERSKEQLSQYI